The genomic window TTTTTCCGCGAATGAGATAATTTATCACCAAGGGAGTAAAGGTGAGGGGTTTTATCTTTTAGTTCGAGGAACAGTAGGCGTCGTCATCAACGGCATTCTTATTAAAAAAATTCGTCAGGGAGGCTTTTTTGGTGAGATTTCGTCTGTTGCAGATATTTCCCGAACTGCCTCAGTTGTGGCTTTGGAGAACGTACTAGTTCTGAAGATAAACAATGAGGGATTTTGGGATATCATTACTCAAAATATTGAAATGGCAATGTTTATCGAAACTGTGAGTGAAACTCGCATTCAGGAAGATATCGAATTTTTGAGAAGCAAGCCTGCGGACACTCAGTCTCAGTTTCGAGCTTCTTAAATTATAAGCATAATCAAGCGGGCCAGTTCAGATTCTTTAAGCCAATTTGAGGACACGCCCTAGTGAGACTCAGGAGGACTTTTGTAAATAGGTAAGAAATCGATAGAACATTTACCCTCATCTAAAAGATCTTGTGCTGATGTGTACTTTCTACTTTTTCATTTATAAAACGCGAGCTATAGCCTCTGAAATAGTCAAGTTAAGTCAAATCAATGTATTTGAAAAAGTTGGATCATCTCGATGAGTAAGCGAGAAAGTGAAAGCATGTTTGATGTCAAATTTGAAACGTGGTGCCCGGCTCTGCTTCTTTGGGTGATGATCTTTGTGTCAACACCGGCGTATCCTATGGCGGAATCTACCTGCCGAAGTTTTACATTTCATCAGTTTTATAGTCCTAGCAATTTTCCTCACTCGGAAGCATGGGGGATTCAAGCCGGAATCGAGAGCATTTATCCTGGTTTTGCTGTTGAAATGGTAAATACAGCGCAAGCTTCCTTTCGATCAAATAAGCCACCTTTTGCTATTTTTTCTGAATTAGCTATTCTAAGAAGGTCCCTCGCCCGAGCAATGATGCCTGCTGGAGATAGCAGATCCATTATGACTTTTGGATATTTTCGATGGCTAGATCCATTCAGAGATGGGGAATTGGTAGTTCGTTCCATGGCAGGTTATTCGGAAATAGCTCGCATTGATGATGGTGATGATTCCTATTTTCAAAATGGCGATCTTTCCAAAAGGTTGCGGGGTCGCTTTATAGAAATAATGAATGAACGAGGGTCTTCGCCATCGGATGATAAAAATCGCCAGCCTCTTCAGGATGAAGATGCCAATTATAGAACGTGGATTTTCAAGAGACGCAATTACATCGAAACTGAGATGGGTGTACAGACGGGGTCTGAGTGGTATGTTCTTAATATAGATACAGATCTAGCATGGGGGACATCGAATCCACCTATTCAGTTGTTGACGGTATTCCATCCTAGAAAAGATGAATCACATGTTATTTTGGATGATGCTATGAAGATATCAGCTCGTGCTATAGAAACAAAGAGTGATCTTGATTTTATGCGTGTGTTGTATTGGATAATGAACGCGACACCGGCACATCGAGGAAGTGCTCTCATTTCGAAAGTGTATTCCATGGCGCTTTACGCACACATCTTTGGGAAGCCAATGCCAGACATACCTGACGGCTTTGATGTATTTGCTATGCTAGAACCCGACTTTCGAACTTTCAATGAACGATATCGGCCAATATTCTTTCCAGTTCCGAAGTGACTCATTTTGAGACAGGAGGCAAAATTCGTCACTCCTGGTTCACTTCATTTTGATTCGAGGAATATCTCATAGATAATCGCCTGTCTCCCTCTGTAGAATAGAAGGATAGTACCGATTGAGGGAAAGAACTTCAGGAAACAAGAGGAGAGCCCGAGACGTGGTGATGTGGGGAAGATATTTGCGACCAACTGGCTTTTTCATCTGTGCCTCAGGTTTTGGCCTCTTGATTGTTTTTAACTCTTGCGGTGGAGATTTCGCTCCCCGGGCAAGTGTCTGTCGCGCGGCAGACTCTCCGCTCGGAAATCTCGTCAGAAATACTATTGCTGAGAAATCTTTTGAGCGCCAATATTCATCTCCGTTTTCAGCAGAAAAGGTCCTCTTGGGAGAATATAAGATTTCGAATGGCAGCTTCCAAGGCTTCCAGAAAGTCACGGACAGTCCAGAAATATTGCCAGTGGGATCAAAGCTTGTCGCCCTTGTCGACACCTCCTGTCTGATGAAGATGAAAACGGAGAATCCTGTTCCAGAATTGCTCAGTATGGAGTTAACCAAGGATCGGCCCATTTTTAGTGATTTGGATAAGCAAGCCTTCAGTTTTGAAACCTCAAAGCCCCTAGCTGTCAGTGATCTCGAAAACGAAGCCAGGAAAGACGAGTGTCTTTTGGGGGTCAGCTACAACCGCACTTACAAAATGCAGGCGACATTTAATGACCCAGAGGCGGTCAATCAAGGGCATGTGCGTGCTCTTAGATTGTTATCCACATTTGATGGCTTTTACGATCAAACAAATGGCATGCCTCTGATCAACAATGGCAGAGAACCAATCATTGCTATCATTGATACGGGAGTTGACTATACGCACCCAGATCTTATTTCTAGAATGTGGCGAAATCGAAATGGCGTTGGCATTGATGCCTCAACCATTGGAACTTCGGCCGTGAACTATGACCCTATGGACAACTCCTCGATTTCCCACGGCACGCACGTTGCGGGTTTGGTTGCAGCCGCTGGAAATAATGGAGTGGGCCTCATTGGCATCATGCCGTTTTTTGCAAAGATTATGGCAATTCGAGTGTTCTATTTTCGAGAAAATAGCTATGAAACGACGAGCGAAGTTGTGTCTAACGGAATCCGATTTGCCTATCAAAATGGGGCGGATGTCATTAATTTGAGTTTAGGGCGGCTAACCTCCGGTTCGGACAGTGATCCATTTTATCTCGACGCCATTCGTGAAGCAGTCAATCGAGACAGTGTGGTCGTTGCGGCCATCGGCAATTCAAGCAGTGCATCAGCGCCAGGACGTCAGGTCGATGGGGTTAACCTGACCTCATTGCCTGCATTGTATGGTGAATCCATTCAAGGAATGATATCGGTTGGATCCATTGACAGCAATACCAATAATTGGAGCACCTTCAGTCATTTTAGCCCAAGATATGTTGAGCTCTCAGCCCCGGGAGCGGAAAGTCCGAGTTTGGGTCTTCTTTCAACTGTAACTCCTGTCGCCTTTCATCAGAATCTGCTGTATTCTCGACTTTCTGGAACTTCAATGTCGGCCCCAATTGTTTCTGGTGCCGCTGCTCTGACAATCGGAATTCTGCGAAATACGTTTGGAATGAAGCCAAAAGCCGCAGAAGTGGAAAGCCTGCTTGCAGGCAGCTCTTTTAGGGATAGTAAACTGACTGGTTACTTTAAAGAAGGACGGAGAATGGATTTTGAGGGTTTGATGAGTCTGATTCACAAAACCTATCCAGAGACAGTGGGCGCAAGTGGAGTTTTTTCTTCTCGAGGCTGCCCATAGCCGCTATTGTGTAGGAGAAATCCTCGCGGAATGAACCTTCGACTTTTTGATTTAGCAACTTTGTTGGAGAAGGCCATTTATGTCAGATAACCATGTGATATTCACGGATCTTATCTTGATTTTAGGTTCAGCTACTTTGGTAGCCACGATCTTTCACTCCTTGCGACTGCCGCCAATCGTCGGTTTTCTTATTGCAGGCATTTTAGTCGG from Bdellovibrionales bacterium includes these protein-coding regions:
- a CDS encoding S8 family serine peptidase — encoded protein: MMWGRYLRPTGFFICASGFGLLIVFNSCGGDFAPRASVCRAADSPLGNLVRNTIAEKSFERQYSSPFSAEKVLLGEYKISNGSFQGFQKVTDSPEILPVGSKLVALVDTSCLMKMKTENPVPELLSMELTKDRPIFSDLDKQAFSFETSKPLAVSDLENEARKDECLLGVSYNRTYKMQATFNDPEAVNQGHVRALRLLSTFDGFYDQTNGMPLINNGREPIIAIIDTGVDYTHPDLISRMWRNRNGVGIDASTIGTSAVNYDPMDNSSISHGTHVAGLVAAAGNNGVGLIGIMPFFAKIMAIRVFYFRENSYETTSEVVSNGIRFAYQNGADVINLSLGRLTSGSDSDPFYLDAIREAVNRDSVVVAAIGNSSSASAPGRQVDGVNLTSLPALYGESIQGMISVGSIDSNTNNWSTFSHFSPRYVELSAPGAESPSLGLLSTVTPVAFHQNLLYSRLSGTSMSAPIVSGAAALTIGILRNTFGMKPKAAEVESLLAGSSFRDSKLTGYFKEGRRMDFEGLMSLIHKTYPETVGASGVFSSRGCP